A genomic region of Sciurus carolinensis chromosome 7, mSciCar1.2, whole genome shotgun sequence contains the following coding sequences:
- the Dse gene encoding dermatan-sulfate epimerase isoform X3: MYETSYRRGWGFQYLHNHQPTNCMALLTGSLVLMNQGYLQEAYLWTKQVLTIMEKSLVLLREVTDGSLYEGVAYGSYTTRSLFQYMFLVQRHFDINHFGHPWLKQHFAFMYRTILPGFQRTVAIADSNYNWFYGPESQLVFLDKFVMRNGSGNWLADQIRRNRVVEGPGTPSKGQRWCTLHTEFLWYDASLKSVPPPDFGTPTLHYFEDWGVVTYGSALPAEVNRSFLSFKSGKLGGRAIYDIVHRNKYKEWIKGWRNFNAGHEHPDQNSFTFAPNGVPFITEALYGPKYTFFNNVLMFSPAVSKSCFSPWEGQVTEDCSSKWSKYKHDLAASCQGRVVAAVEKDGVVFIRGEGVGAYNPRLNLKNIQRNLILLHPQLLLLVDQIHLGEESPLETAASFFHNVDVPFEETVVDGVHGAFIRQRDGLYKMYWMDDTGYSEKATFASVTYPRGYPYNGTNYVNVTMHLRSPITRAAYLFIGPSVDVQSFSIHGDSQRLDVFVATSEHVYATYLWTGETTGQSAFAQVIADRQKILFDRNSAIKSTTVPEVKDYTAIVEHNLQHFKPVFQLLEKQILSRVRNTASFRKTAERLLRFSDKRQTEEAIDRIFAISQQQQQQQSKSKKNRRAGKRYKFVDAVPDIFAQIEVNEKKIRQKAQILAQKELPIDEDEEMKDLLDFADVTYEKHKNGGSMKGRFGQARMVTTTHSRAPSLSASYTRLFLILNIAIFFVMLAMQLTYFQRSQSLHGQRCLYAVLLIDSCILLWLYSSCSQSQC; this comes from the exons GGTACCTTCAGGAAGCCTACTTATGGACCAAACAAGTTCTGACCATCATGGAGAAATCTCTGGTCTTACTCCGGGAGGTGACAGACGGCTCCCTCTATGAAGGCGTTGCTTACGGCAGCTACACCACTAGATCACTTTTCCAGTATATGTTTCTTGTTCAGAGGCACTTTGATATCAACCACTTTGGCCATCCATGGCTCAAGCAACACTTTGCATTTATGTACAGAACCATCTTGCCAG GGTTTCAAAGAACTGTAGCCATTGCAGATTCAAATTACAACTGGTTTTATGGCCCAGAAAGCCAATTAGTGTTCCTGGATAAATTTGTCATGCGTAATGGCAGTGGAAACTGGCTGGCTGACCAAATCAGAAGGAACCGTGTGGTGGAAGGTCCAGGGACACCATCCAAAGGGCAACGCTGGTGCACTCTGCATACGGAATTTCTCTG GTATGATGCCAGCTTGAAATCGGTTCCTCCTCCAGATTTTGGCACCCCTACCCTGCATTATTTTGAAGACTGGGGTGTTGTGACTTATGGAAGTGCACTGCCTGCAGAAGTCAATaggtcttttctttccttcaagtcAGGAAAACTTGGGGGACGTGCAATATATGACATTGTCCACAGAAACAAATACAAAGAGTGGATCAAAGGATGGAGAAATTTTAATGCAGGGCATGAACATCCTGATCAAAACTCATTTACTTTTGCTCCCAATGGTGTGCCTTTCATTACTGAGGCTCTCTATGGGCCAAAATATACCTTCTTTAACAATGTTCTGATGTTTTCTCCAGCTGTGTCAAAGAGCTGCTTTTCTCCCTGGGAGGGTCAGGTCACAGAAGACTGCTCATCAAAATGGTCTAAATACAAGCATGACCTGGCTGCTAGCTGTCAGGGGAGAGTGGTTGCAGCAGTGGAGAAAGACGGAGTGGTTTTCATCCGAGGGGAAGGTGTGGGAGCTTATAACCCCCGCCTCAACTTAAAGAACATTCAGAGGAATCTGATCCTCCTACACCCACAGCTTCTCCTCCTTGTGGACCAAATACACCTGGGAGAGGAGAGTCCCCTGGAGACAGCTGCAAGTTTCTTCCACAATGTAGATGTTCCTTTTGAGGAGACGGTGGTAGATGGGGTCCATGGGGCTTTCATCAGGCAACGAGATGGTCTCTATAAAATGTACTGGATGGATGATACTGGCTACAGTGAGAAAGCAACTTTTGCCTCAGTGACGTACCCTCGGGGCTATCCCTACAACGGAACAAACTATGTGAATGTCACCATGCATCTCCGAAGTCCCATCACTAGGGCAGCTTACCTCTTCATAGGGCCATCTGTGGATGTTCAGAGCTTCAGCATCCACGGAGACTCTCAGCGACTGGATGTGTTCGTAGCCACAAGTGAACATGTCTATGCAACTTACCTGTGGACAGGTGAGACCACAGGACAGTCTGCTTTTGCACAGGTCATTGCAGATCGCCAGAAAATTCTGTTTGACCGAAATTCAGCCATCAAGAGCACCACTGTTCCTGAGGTGAAGGACTACACTGCTATCGTGGAACACAACCTGCAGCATTTTAAGCCAGTGTTCCAGCTGCTAGAGAAGCAGATCCTGTCCCGAGTCCGGAACACAGCTAGCTTTAGGAAGACTGCCGAGCGCCTGCTGAGATTTTCAGATAAGAGACAGACTGAGGAGGCCATTGACAGGATTTTCGCCATAtcgcagcaacagcagcagcagcaaagcaAGTCAAAGAAAAACCGAAGGGCAGGCAAACGCTATAAATTTGTGGATGCCGTCCCTGATATTTTTGCACAGATTGaagtcaatgagaaaaaaattcgaCAAAAAGCTCAGATTTTGGCACAGAAAGAACTACCCATAGATGAAGACGAAGAAATGAAAGACCTTTTAGATTTTGCAGATGTAacatatgaaaaacataaaaatggggGCTCGATGAAAGGCCGATTTGGACAGGCACGGATGGTGACGACTACTCATAGCAGAGCCCCATCACTGTCTGCCTCATATACCAGACTGTTCTTGATTCTGAACATTGCAATTTTCTTTGTCATGTTAGCAATGCAACTGACTTATTTCCAGAGGTCCCAGAGTCTACATGGCCAAAGATGTCTTTATGCGGTCCTTCTAATAGATAGCTGTATTTTATTATGGTTGTATTCTTCTTGTTCCCAGTCACAGTGTTAG
- the Dse gene encoding dermatan-sulfate epimerase isoform X5 encodes MGISIPAQSSAHQLHGFAHRKPSSNESRYDASLKSVPPPDFGTPTLHYFEDWGVVTYGSALPAEVNRSFLSFKSGKLGGRAIYDIVHRNKYKEWIKGWRNFNAGHEHPDQNSFTFAPNGVPFITEALYGPKYTFFNNVLMFSPAVSKSCFSPWEGQVTEDCSSKWSKYKHDLAASCQGRVVAAVEKDGVVFIRGEGVGAYNPRLNLKNIQRNLILLHPQLLLLVDQIHLGEESPLETAASFFHNVDVPFEETVVDGVHGAFIRQRDGLYKMYWMDDTGYSEKATFASVTYPRGYPYNGTNYVNVTMHLRSPITRAAYLFIGPSVDVQSFSIHGDSQRLDVFVATSEHVYATYLWTGETTGQSAFAQVIADRQKILFDRNSAIKSTTVPEVKDYTAIVEHNLQHFKPVFQLLEKQILSRVRNTASFRKTAERLLRFSDKRQTEEAIDRIFAISQQQQQQQSKSKKNRRAGKRYKFVDAVPDIFAQIEVNEKKIRQKAQILAQKELPIDEDEEMKDLLDFADVTYEKHKNGGSMKGRFGQARMVTTTHSRAPSLSASYTRLFLILNIAIFFVMLAMQLTYFQRSQSLHGQRCLYAVLLIDSCILLWLYSSCSQSQC; translated from the coding sequence GTATGATGCCAGCTTGAAATCGGTTCCTCCTCCAGATTTTGGCACCCCTACCCTGCATTATTTTGAAGACTGGGGTGTTGTGACTTATGGAAGTGCACTGCCTGCAGAAGTCAATaggtcttttctttccttcaagtcAGGAAAACTTGGGGGACGTGCAATATATGACATTGTCCACAGAAACAAATACAAAGAGTGGATCAAAGGATGGAGAAATTTTAATGCAGGGCATGAACATCCTGATCAAAACTCATTTACTTTTGCTCCCAATGGTGTGCCTTTCATTACTGAGGCTCTCTATGGGCCAAAATATACCTTCTTTAACAATGTTCTGATGTTTTCTCCAGCTGTGTCAAAGAGCTGCTTTTCTCCCTGGGAGGGTCAGGTCACAGAAGACTGCTCATCAAAATGGTCTAAATACAAGCATGACCTGGCTGCTAGCTGTCAGGGGAGAGTGGTTGCAGCAGTGGAGAAAGACGGAGTGGTTTTCATCCGAGGGGAAGGTGTGGGAGCTTATAACCCCCGCCTCAACTTAAAGAACATTCAGAGGAATCTGATCCTCCTACACCCACAGCTTCTCCTCCTTGTGGACCAAATACACCTGGGAGAGGAGAGTCCCCTGGAGACAGCTGCAAGTTTCTTCCACAATGTAGATGTTCCTTTTGAGGAGACGGTGGTAGATGGGGTCCATGGGGCTTTCATCAGGCAACGAGATGGTCTCTATAAAATGTACTGGATGGATGATACTGGCTACAGTGAGAAAGCAACTTTTGCCTCAGTGACGTACCCTCGGGGCTATCCCTACAACGGAACAAACTATGTGAATGTCACCATGCATCTCCGAAGTCCCATCACTAGGGCAGCTTACCTCTTCATAGGGCCATCTGTGGATGTTCAGAGCTTCAGCATCCACGGAGACTCTCAGCGACTGGATGTGTTCGTAGCCACAAGTGAACATGTCTATGCAACTTACCTGTGGACAGGTGAGACCACAGGACAGTCTGCTTTTGCACAGGTCATTGCAGATCGCCAGAAAATTCTGTTTGACCGAAATTCAGCCATCAAGAGCACCACTGTTCCTGAGGTGAAGGACTACACTGCTATCGTGGAACACAACCTGCAGCATTTTAAGCCAGTGTTCCAGCTGCTAGAGAAGCAGATCCTGTCCCGAGTCCGGAACACAGCTAGCTTTAGGAAGACTGCCGAGCGCCTGCTGAGATTTTCAGATAAGAGACAGACTGAGGAGGCCATTGACAGGATTTTCGCCATAtcgcagcaacagcagcagcagcaaagcaAGTCAAAGAAAAACCGAAGGGCAGGCAAACGCTATAAATTTGTGGATGCCGTCCCTGATATTTTTGCACAGATTGaagtcaatgagaaaaaaattcgaCAAAAAGCTCAGATTTTGGCACAGAAAGAACTACCCATAGATGAAGACGAAGAAATGAAAGACCTTTTAGATTTTGCAGATGTAacatatgaaaaacataaaaatggggGCTCGATGAAAGGCCGATTTGGACAGGCACGGATGGTGACGACTACTCATAGCAGAGCCCCATCACTGTCTGCCTCATATACCAGACTGTTCTTGATTCTGAACATTGCAATTTTCTTTGTCATGTTAGCAATGCAACTGACTTATTTCCAGAGGTCCCAGAGTCTACATGGCCAAAGATGTCTTTATGCGGTCCTTCTAATAGATAGCTGTATTTTATTATGGTTGTATTCTTCTTGTTCCCAGTCACAGTGTTAG